One Parageobacillus sp. KH3-4 genomic region harbors:
- a CDS encoding YheC/YheD family protein, whose amino-acid sequence MNHPHSIAVMTEISQTTDSHVRFGSIHEFCKELAEYSKQQQLSLYVTSLSMYLENENIGYQWMNGEWTKTEVPPAKVIYNRIHSRKTEYSRLFERLIRKLEDEHVLMFNHRFLHKWEVHEHLLNHAHLHPYLPKTELFAKKQTLDHFLEQFPVTFIKPVHGSQGRHIFRIEKTESDFRLDYSTLTKDMERHYTSTSSLFAALKEQMKSAAIIQQGIAIQTMAGRPVDFRLSCHRIHGGEWRVTSAVARIAQQEQFVANLARGGEIVSIDTVLGQWYRRNKAFQLKMLLKEIALETASVLANEANGLYGEFGIDIAIDQENKPWIIEVNTKPSKQTDTATPNALIRPSAKAIIDYCLFLIEQKE is encoded by the coding sequence ATGAATCATCCCCATTCTATCGCCGTGATGACGGAAATTTCTCAGACGACGGACTCACACGTTCGCTTTGGATCCATACATGAATTTTGCAAGGAATTAGCAGAATATAGCAAGCAGCAGCAGCTTTCTCTATACGTCACTTCCTTATCGATGTACTTAGAAAATGAAAACATCGGCTATCAGTGGATGAACGGGGAATGGACGAAAACGGAAGTCCCACCGGCAAAAGTCATTTATAACCGCATTCATTCGCGAAAAACGGAATATTCCCGCTTATTTGAACGTCTTATCCGCAAACTCGAAGATGAACATGTCCTTATGTTTAACCATCGCTTTTTGCACAAATGGGAAGTGCATGAGCATTTGCTGAACCATGCGCACTTGCATCCGTATTTGCCGAAAACGGAATTGTTCGCAAAAAAACAAACGCTCGACCATTTTCTCGAACAATTTCCCGTTACTTTTATCAAACCGGTCCACGGCAGTCAAGGACGCCATATTTTCCGCATCGAAAAAACGGAAAGCGATTTTCGCCTTGACTATTCTACGCTCACAAAAGATATGGAGCGGCACTACACTTCTACTTCATCGCTGTTTGCGGCTTTGAAAGAACAAATGAAGTCGGCAGCCATCATTCAACAAGGCATCGCCATCCAGACGATGGCCGGGCGCCCCGTTGATTTCAGGCTGTCATGCCACCGCATCCATGGCGGCGAATGGCGCGTGACATCCGCTGTCGCGCGCATCGCCCAGCAGGAACAATTTGTCGCCAATCTCGCCCGCGGCGGAGAAATCGTTTCCATCGATACCGTGCTTGGGCAATGGTATCGGCGAAACAAAGCGTTCCAGCTAAAAATGCTGTTAAAAGAAATCGCGCTAGAAACGGCTTCCGTGCTCGCAAACGAAGCCAACGGATTATATGGAGAGTTCGGCATTGATATAGCGATCGATCAAGAAAACAAACCGTGGATCATTGAAGTAAACACAAAACCGTCAAAACAAACCGATACGGCAACGCCCAACGCCCTTATCCGCCCTTCCGCTAAAGCGATTATTGACTATTGCTTATTTCTGATCGAACAAAAGGAGTGA
- a CDS encoding YheC/YheD family protein has protein sequence MISFGFVTIYDQQEIDYSTEIAKRAERYGITVYRFTPLDIDPLTEKARGLQFHAATQSWIESVFDIPDFLYDRCFYRADDRSKKSKPIMQWLKQRADITFLGYGFPSKWDLYKKIIDHPLLSYYVPKTVLLRSSTDLLHMIRKEKAVICKPAHGSRGKGIYVVKQVEGHLHILNASGQTIATIKRKIDLQQWMEILLRRSSYLIQPFFPLKTKQNEPFDVRFFFQKNEHGKWSERGRGVRVGPPGTIIANVSAGASIFDFSEWFSQIPSPQRLFIADGIETITNVLPSYLEEQFGPLFELGVDLGITEEGAVWLIDINSKPGRKIITSLAPEKLDAIYEAPLRYCLFLANGVNVR, from the coding sequence TTGATTTCGTTTGGATTCGTCACGATCTATGATCAGCAAGAGATCGATTATTCCACGGAAATTGCCAAACGGGCTGAGCGTTATGGCATTACCGTCTACCGCTTTACCCCGCTTGATATTGATCCATTGACGGAAAAAGCGCGTGGCCTGCAGTTTCATGCCGCTACGCAATCATGGATCGAGAGCGTTTTTGATATTCCCGACTTTTTATATGACCGCTGCTTTTATCGCGCGGATGATCGCTCGAAAAAAAGCAAACCGATCATGCAATGGCTCAAACAGCGGGCGGATATTACATTTTTAGGATACGGGTTCCCAAGTAAATGGGATTTGTACAAAAAGATCATCGATCATCCACTGCTTTCCTATTATGTTCCTAAAACCGTGCTCCTTCGTTCCTCCACCGATTTGCTGCACATGATCCGGAAAGAAAAAGCCGTCATTTGCAAGCCTGCACACGGTTCGCGAGGCAAGGGCATTTATGTTGTAAAACAAGTGGAAGGACATCTGCATATTCTGAATGCAAGCGGCCAAACCATCGCCACCATCAAGCGAAAAATAGATTTACAACAGTGGATGGAAATACTGCTTCGCCGCTCTTCGTATCTTATCCAACCGTTTTTCCCTTTAAAAACGAAGCAAAATGAGCCGTTCGATGTGCGTTTCTTCTTCCAAAAAAACGAACATGGAAAATGGAGCGAACGCGGCAGAGGAGTAAGAGTCGGGCCTCCGGGAACAATCATCGCCAACGTCAGCGCCGGCGCTTCCATTTTCGATTTTTCCGAATGGTTCAGCCAAATTCCTTCCCCACAGCGCCTTTTTATTGCCGACGGAATCGAAACAATCACAAACGTGCTGCCATCTTACTTGGAAGAGCAGTTCGGTCCGCTGTTTGAATTAGGTGTTGATCTTGGAATCACAGAAGAAGGCGCCGTATGGCTGATCGACATCAATTCGAAGCCGGGCCGAAAAATCATTACTTCGCTCGCTCCTGAAAAACTTGATGCCATATATGAAGCGCCCCTGCGCTATTGCCTGTTTCTCGCAAACGGGGTGAATGTCCGATGA
- a CDS encoding YheC/YheD family protein, whose product MKYSLTIQEGEENTVYLPPDVSLSGQTMVSFGSMSTACRFVSSPLLDKQIIITNDVAKRLYIPFSADVHLFFAEDTVHLGPLVGIFTAGFTKSPLRPVGKRSFFFAKLLSQEKKVGVFAFVFGAHHINWEKGTITGYFYTESGWTQREVPFPTVIYNRLPNRRIENAETFQAIKETLKTEYGIPWFNENFFNKWEVYRLLEKHPLSRPYLPDTSFYPTIETADQFLKRYGEVYLKPANGSRGLGIHHILKKNRKYECRFRDQRGANRSQTFSTLSSLWEDVFSHQKLDSYIIQQGIRLIEINGRKVDFRVHTNKNEEGIWQVSAIAAKIAEKASVTTHIHNGGIVKTVEEIFPDRSARDHILRQLYDAALTLSRCLEEQLQMNIGEIGFDLGIDRQYRIWMFEANSKPGRSIFTHPKLKQYDELTAMLSLAYAVYLSKKTIDKREALFT is encoded by the coding sequence ATGAAATATTCATTAACGATACAAGAGGGCGAAGAAAATACGGTTTACCTTCCTCCTGATGTTTCACTTTCCGGGCAAACGATGGTATCTTTTGGAAGCATGTCAACGGCATGCCGCTTCGTTTCATCTCCGCTTTTAGACAAACAAATTATCATTACGAATGATGTCGCCAAACGCTTATACATCCCATTTTCTGCCGACGTTCATCTATTTTTCGCTGAAGACACCGTCCACCTAGGCCCGCTCGTCGGCATTTTTACCGCCGGATTTACGAAATCGCCGCTTCGTCCAGTGGGAAAACGAAGCTTTTTCTTTGCCAAATTGCTGTCACAAGAAAAAAAGGTTGGGGTATTCGCCTTTGTCTTCGGAGCACATCATATCAACTGGGAAAAAGGAACAATAACCGGCTATTTTTATACAGAAAGCGGCTGGACGCAACGTGAAGTTCCGTTTCCAACCGTCATTTACAATCGCCTGCCAAACCGGCGAATCGAAAACGCCGAAACATTCCAAGCAATTAAAGAAACATTAAAAACAGAATACGGGATCCCCTGGTTTAACGAAAACTTTTTTAACAAATGGGAAGTATACCGACTGCTCGAAAAGCATCCGCTATCGCGCCCCTATCTTCCAGACACATCGTTTTATCCTACGATTGAAACAGCTGATCAATTTTTAAAACGTTATGGAGAAGTGTATTTAAAGCCCGCCAACGGCAGTCGCGGTCTAGGCATTCACCATATTTTAAAAAAAAATAGGAAATACGAATGCCGATTTCGAGATCAGCGCGGCGCGAACCGCTCACAAACGTTTTCAACGTTATCCTCTTTATGGGAAGATGTCTTTTCGCACCAAAAATTAGACTCGTATATTATTCAACAAGGGATCCGTCTCATAGAAATCAACGGGAGAAAAGTCGACTTTCGCGTTCATACGAATAAAAACGAAGAAGGGATTTGGCAGGTGAGCGCGATTGCAGCGAAAATCGCCGAAAAAGCGAGCGTGACAACCCATATTCACAACGGAGGCATCGTCAAAACGGTCGAAGAAATTTTCCCTGACCGAAGCGCTCGCGACCATATCCTCCGACAACTTTATGACGCCGCCCTTACCTTAAGCCGCTGCCTTGAAGAACAGCTTCAGATGAACATTGGCGAAATCGGATTTGATCTTGGCATCGACCGGCAATATCGGATTTGGATGTTTGAAGCAAATTCAAAACCGGGGCGATCAATTTTTACACATCCGAAGTTAAAACAATATGACGAATTAACAGCGATGCTTTCACTTGCGTACGCTGTCTATTTAAGCAAGAAAACGATCGATAAACGAGAGGCGTTATTCACATGA
- a CDS encoding YheC/YheD family protein: MTIIFYNHEKKQWFHQAKNRSYMFGYRHRLRFANDTPSFSLPVKERNGKIGPVVGIMISESSIPALLKRKKQYVELIAHSLQKAGSVSVVLPFSAIAERSVQGYVFVNDLERWMPVTAPLPDVFYNRVKSRAEEKTEAFQQAIAFLDNLRIPFFNRSFLTKWELYEALKNNERLRPHLPATIEVHGVDDIRMMLQIYRSVYVKPNEGAKGKGIFRLTSSPSQTYVIYEQINGQKTLVSLDELAPLFASARYVAQQAIDADTWKGSRYDLRVLVHYRRGTYTISGIGARLAQAQQLTTHVLNGGKLLPYSKVKNRIDERLLRDIMDECGKEISKYFGFIGEFSADIGRSKDGQLYLYELNAKPMIFDEPDIQRSGTKQLIALFEELTGFASS; this comes from the coding sequence ATGACGATCATTTTCTACAATCACGAAAAAAAGCAATGGTTTCACCAAGCCAAGAACCGTTCCTATATGTTTGGATACCGGCATCGATTGCGTTTTGCTAACGACACGCCATCTTTTTCGCTTCCCGTGAAAGAAAGGAACGGAAAAATCGGGCCGGTTGTCGGCATTATGATTAGCGAATCATCCATTCCCGCGCTTTTAAAACGAAAAAAACAATATGTCGAACTCATCGCCCATTCGCTACAAAAAGCGGGAAGCGTCAGCGTAGTGCTTCCATTCAGCGCCATCGCGGAACGATCCGTTCAAGGATATGTATTTGTTAATGATCTCGAACGATGGATGCCTGTTACCGCCCCGCTTCCCGACGTTTTTTACAACCGCGTCAAAAGCAGAGCAGAAGAAAAAACGGAAGCGTTCCAACAGGCAATCGCCTTTTTAGACAATCTCCGCATCCCGTTTTTTAATCGTTCTTTTTTGACGAAGTGGGAACTATACGAAGCGCTGAAAAACAACGAGCGATTGCGGCCGCATTTGCCAGCAACGATCGAAGTTCATGGCGTTGACGATATACGAATGATGCTGCAAATATATAGAAGTGTTTATGTTAAGCCAAATGAAGGAGCGAAAGGAAAAGGAATTTTTCGTTTAACTTCTTCTCCTTCGCAAACATATGTCATTTATGAACAAATAAACGGTCAAAAAACGCTTGTTTCCCTCGATGAGCTTGCCCCATTGTTTGCCTCAGCGCGCTATGTCGCCCAACAAGCGATCGATGCCGATACGTGGAAAGGTAGCCGCTATGATTTGCGCGTTCTTGTTCATTATCGGCGCGGCACTTACACAATAAGCGGCATCGGTGCGCGGCTGGCGCAAGCGCAGCAACTGACGACGCACGTCCTAAACGGCGGAAAGCTTCTGCCGTACTCCAAGGTGAAAAACCGGATCGATGAAAGGCTGCTGCGCGATATAATGGACGAATGCGGGAAAGAAATAAGCAAATATTTCGGATTCATCGGTGAGTTTTCCGCAGACATCGGCCGAAGCAAAGATGGGCAGTTATATTTGTACGAACTGAACGCCAAACCGATGATTTTTGATGAACCTGACATTCAACGCTCCGGAACAAAACAACTTATCGCTCTATTTGAGGAACTAACTGGGTTTGCATCATCGTAA